Proteins encoded within one genomic window of Helicobacter sp. 'house sparrow 1':
- the fmt gene encoding methionyl-tRNA formyltransferase produces MKVLFMGTPLFAKIILEQLLLDSQNFQVVGLFCQPDKPFGRKQELKAPDTKEFLSQNYPNIPIFQPSNLKEESLHQIKELNPDVILVVAYGKILPREFLSFRCINIHASILPQYRGASPIQEMLLNNDKLWGVSAMQMEEGLDSGDILGLSIIPSNNNQDLSSLSIELANIGADLVKEVLNNLNRIKPLAQNHAQATYCKKIKKDAGKIEFLNAREIVLKYRAFGTWPSIFLENGLKLFDVTLGDVSKEYKKGEILQIQKDFIEIGCQKGSIRVGSLQAPNKQKVSASAYVIGRRFSVGMILE; encoded by the coding sequence ATGAAAGTTTTATTTATGGGAACCCCTCTTTTTGCAAAGATAATTTTAGAACAACTTCTTTTGGATTCTCAAAATTTTCAGGTGGTAGGACTTTTCTGCCAACCTGATAAACCATTTGGAAGAAAGCAAGAGCTAAAAGCCCCAGATACAAAAGAATTTTTAAGTCAAAACTATCCTAATATTCCCATATTTCAACCCTCAAACCTTAAAGAAGAATCCCTTCATCAAATCAAAGAATTAAATCCTGATGTGATTTTGGTGGTAGCATATGGAAAAATTTTGCCAAGAGAGTTTCTAAGTTTTAGATGTATAAACATCCACGCCTCCATATTACCACAATATCGTGGGGCAAGTCCTATTCAAGAAATGCTTTTAAATAATGATAAACTATGGGGTGTGAGTGCAATGCAGATGGAAGAGGGACTTGATAGTGGAGATATTTTAGGATTAAGTATTATTCCTAGTAATAACAATCAAGATCTTTCAAGTTTGAGTATTGAACTTGCAAATATTGGTGCAGATTTAGTAAAAGAAGTGTTAAATAATCTAAATAGGATTAAGCCTCTGGCGCAAAATCATGCTCAAGCAACCTATTGTAAAAAAATTAAAAAAGATGCAGGTAAAATAGAGTTTTTAAATGCAAGAGAGATTGTTTTAAAATATAGAGCATTTGGAACTTGGCCTAGTATTTTTTTAGAAAATGGATTGAAGCTTTTTGATGTTACATTAGGCGATGTGAGTAAGGAATATAAAAAGGGAGAAATTTTACAGATTCAAAAAGACTTTATAGAAATAGGCTGTCAAAAGGGGAGTATCAGGGTTGGTAGTTTGCAGGCTCCAAATAAGCAAAAAGTAAGTGCAAGTGCTTATGTGATAGGCAGGAGATTTAGTGTTGGGATGATTTTAGAGTAA
- a CDS encoding autotransporter outer membrane beta-barrel domain-containing protein, with the protein MKKRSFISLALSSVFFGGVALATDISLDLSTGESETTSGRPISFKHAFKKDGTTATTSSDLKENTDYFWSSSSGKTLSLVEKSEATTAEGASKANTPLVATAIFAAPGNNDSLVLENFNYISVAKDTTTKGQSDTYFAILNGPNPYTSFTLNGANIFSGSNLYIGPIGGTNSTSKTGGFASVTLKGTIKVDANAVDQSDSGSSGQKEATLNFQSEYNDATYSIDSGAIIDLTSMGGQKSTINFNLGETKEGTKATGQSVVNKGEIKITNALSRYDQAENAGAVNGVAGAENSENEKNNINFFIDLNNEGKITLENATLTFKDSALKITDKGSVGTINITAKENTKDKLSSEATNNKSSFNFDSTTTTAKAFEIASQSINITGKAPSDASSSTENQELFGAQLTIKVDNTGIKTDGAKDLILTGAKDKLTSITVGASASSGTVNDKNTSLIFDAKTVSLDNYASITIQSGAKLDLKKIAGTDRTYNSSENAVSSQNVQNGILDFNNQGTITFKGDGVNTNILDASNKKVVLANYATTKTTCKVGDTDCSSISSADNIPKNATLTTTTEEEAGVMVFSGGKTQIQAEVAYNFGELKLSDNATLDLSQISGSQILYNAGVFTSTGGTIDTRTTQESDSKDYDGMNKNKKSDAKTDNTKALVITEAKKEKIKDNKNSGVDKDGSSFLPEGEVWAANKKNETRAEFVVDSGATVIRSTTLTNNGLTTIQNGGTLNLYCVGTDYCYDGRYWTKATKDGSDDKEYVKAPNLETQQPASTGSAGTDADKFKAVQITFTNGESGTLRLSGGTLNTIDTYKYQDKDDNYKDVTKNIYHSLKIEKGTLEAAGGVNSLIKSGFDGTNSALTLDNVNLAIRGDSRLLITSLKENTTTLNNNIYDVTWKAGSNNTFTMYLSDDDYTKNTRGFYILGTADSNGNYTGGTINFVKNGSKSISMPDFVIDLSNLSGKNTILLNQQYNFLVAGKILKDGSEVSSASDFTMKINFGKGPDTSSSGADKPTTSEKDYGTYDETLCKTDPKFCLNAGNTNGDKGGSASTGEIVIGGMPNANEGVVVVDGSSKLDNITNGWPNVGSKGVYSDFVTFNKVYQKGTGTCDFNTLEGCAIIGFSAVKSKTLEKDGVNAVFQSIKDRYNQLPNTENIVIKNTLTGINQIENANPNVDKILQGIVDTSGVASSTILLNLQKFQYTGDLSLAQQIIDDINTIDNSFDALSNITQDNLELISRVNFTSTLNTAARLAQNSNPYRESVEFAKAIRSLENKKFADISSSLYSYTDRFDYDHNAWAMAIGGFGGKYSGGYNALGGLSAGYDRMFGRVLVGGYATYAYALSSLNSFNKDTRVKTDNSSNNLEIGAYIRAYVDAHEIDAIVSETFGFNSLDLKNTLTSQTIKSSNFTTNITARYGYVFPININEGLYVKPLAGLTYMYQYNSEANGNTDARININSRHSNMMTLSAFVEVRKYVDDKKYLYIMPGLEQDLFAITGNSQVYFASSANNAISYKVDNIVRTYLTVIGGGEIGIRDNMAITFGVGAKISWDRYFINGNVGFKYKFNSN; encoded by the coding sequence ATGAAAAAAAGATCATTTATTTCTTTGGCATTAAGTTCGGTTTTTTTTGGAGGAGTTGCTTTAGCGACAGATATTTCTTTGGATCTTTCCACAGGGGAGTCAGAGACTACAAGCGGAAGACCTATTAGTTTTAAACATGCCTTTAAAAAAGATGGTACTACGGCTACAACTTCTAGTGATTTGAAAGAAAATACAGATTATTTTTGGAGCAGTAGTTCGGGTAAAACACTCTCTTTAGTTGAAAAATCTGAAGCTACTACAGCAGAGGGTGCCTCAAAGGCTAATACACCACTTGTAGCTACTGCTATTTTTGCAGCACCAGGAAATAATGATAGTCTTGTTTTAGAGAATTTTAACTACATTTCTGTTGCCAAAGATACAACGACAAAAGGTCAAAGCGATACCTATTTTGCAATTCTAAATGGTCCCAATCCCTATACTAGCTTTACTCTTAATGGAGCAAATATCTTTTCAGGATCTAATCTTTATATAGGGCCTATTGGTGGAACAAATAGCACAAGTAAAACAGGGGGTTTTGCAAGTGTTACGCTTAAGGGCACCATCAAAGTAGATGCAAATGCAGTGGATCAATCAGACTCAGGTAGTAGCGGGCAAAAAGAAGCAACTCTAAATTTCCAAAGTGAATACAATGATGCAACCTATAGCATTGATAGCGGTGCTATTATTGATCTTACTTCTATGGGAGGTCAAAAAAGCACAATAAATTTTAATCTTGGTGAGACAAAGGAGGGCACTAAAGCCACAGGTCAAAGTGTAGTGAATAAGGGTGAAATAAAAATCACCAATGCACTATCTAGGTATGATCAAGCAGAGAATGCAGGAGCTGTAAATGGAGTGGCAGGTGCTGAGAATAGTGAGAATGAAAAAAACAATATAAACTTTTTTATTGACCTAAACAATGAGGGCAAGATTACACTTGAGAATGCAACCCTAACTTTCAAAGATAGCGCTCTAAAAATTACAGACAAAGGGAGTGTGGGGACTATCAATATCACTGCAAAAGAAAATACAAAAGATAAATTAAGTAGTGAGGCTACTAATAATAAAAGCTCTTTTAATTTTGATAGCACAACTACAACCGCAAAGGCTTTTGAGATTGCTTCTCAAAGCATTAATATTACAGGAAAAGCACCTAGTGATGCAAGTAGTAGTACTGAAAACCAAGAACTTTTTGGCGCACAGCTCACAATTAAGGTTGATAATACAGGGATAAAAACAGATGGTGCAAAAGATTTAATCCTTACAGGAGCTAAAGATAAACTTACAAGCATCACTGTGGGAGCGAGTGCAAGTAGTGGAACTGTGAATGATAAAAATACAAGTTTGATCTTTGATGCAAAGACTGTGTCTTTAGATAATTATGCAAGTATTACTATCCAAAGTGGTGCAAAGTTAGACCTTAAAAAAATTGCAGGAACTGATAGAACCTACAACTCATCAGAAAATGCAGTAAGTTCGCAAAATGTTCAGAATGGAATTTTGGATTTTAACAATCAAGGAACCATTACTTTTAAAGGCGATGGAGTAAATACAAATATTTTAGATGCTTCTAATAAAAAGGTTGTGCTTGCAAATTATGCGACAACCAAAACAACCTGTAAGGTAGGTGATACAGATTGCTCTAGTATTTCTAGTGCAGATAATATCCCAAAAAATGCCACTCTAACCACAACTACAGAGGAAGAAGCAGGGGTAATGGTATTTAGCGGAGGAAAGACGCAAATTCAAGCAGAGGTAGCTTATAATTTTGGAGAGCTGAAGCTAAGCGATAATGCTACGCTGGATCTTTCACAAATTTCTGGAAGTCAAATTCTTTATAATGCAGGGGTTTTCACCTCTACAGGTGGGACAATTGATACAAGAACTACTCAAGAGAGTGATTCTAAAGATTATGATGGAATGAATAAAAATAAAAAAAGTGATGCAAAGACTGATAATACCAAAGCTCTAGTAATCACTGAGGCAAAAAAAGAAAAAATCAAAGATAATAAAAATAGTGGTGTAGATAAAGATGGTTCTAGCTTTTTGCCTGAAGGAGAGGTTTGGGCTGCAAATAAAAAGAATGAAACAAGAGCAGAATTTGTCGTAGATTCTGGTGCTACAGTAATTCGCTCCACAACTCTTACAAACAATGGCCTAACCACAATCCAAAATGGTGGAACTTTAAATCTTTATTGCGTAGGGACTGATTATTGTTATGATGGGAGATACTGGACAAAAGCAACCAAAGATGGAAGTGATGACAAGGAATATGTAAAGGCTCCAAATTTAGAAACTCAGCAACCAGCCTCGACTGGATCTGCTGGAACAGATGCTGATAAGTTTAAAGCTGTGCAGATTACTTTTACAAATGGAGAGAGTGGAACTTTGCGTCTATCAGGAGGAACGCTCAATACAATTGATACTTACAAATATCAAGATAAGGATGATAATTATAAAGATGTTACAAAAAATATTTATCACTCTTTAAAGATAGAAAAAGGAACACTTGAAGCAGCAGGAGGGGTAAATTCTCTCATTAAATCAGGGTTTGATGGGACAAATTCAGCACTAACTTTAGATAATGTTAATCTTGCAATTCGTGGAGATTCTAGATTGCTTATTACTTCACTAAAAGAAAATACTACAACACTAAATAATAATATTTATGATGTAACTTGGAAAGCAGGAAGTAATAATACCTTTACAATGTATTTGAGTGATGATGATTACACCAAAAATACTAGAGGTTTTTATATCCTAGGAACTGCTGATAGTAATGGGAACTATACAGGCGGGACAATTAACTTTGTAAAAAATGGTAGCAAGAGTATCTCAATGCCAGATTTTGTAATTGATCTAAGCAATCTAAGTGGCAAAAATACTATTTTACTCAATCAACAATATAACTTTCTTGTTGCAGGGAAAATCCTAAAAGATGGCTCTGAAGTTTCAAGTGCTAGTGATTTTACAATGAAAATCAACTTTGGCAAGGGTCCTGATACTTCAAGCAGTGGTGCAGATAAGCCTACAACAAGCGAAAAAGACTATGGAACTTATGATGAAACACTCTGTAAAACAGACCCTAAATTTTGTTTGAATGCAGGAAATACAAATGGTGATAAGGGTGGTAGTGCTTCGACAGGAGAGATTGTTATTGGTGGTATGCCAAACGCTAATGAGGGCGTTGTTGTAGTTGATGGGAGCTCGAAGTTAGATAATATTACAAATGGTTGGCCAAATGTTGGAAGTAAAGGTGTCTATTCAGACTTTGTAACTTTTAATAAGGTTTATCAAAAAGGAACAGGTACTTGTGATTTTAATACACTTGAGGGTTGTGCAATCATAGGCTTTAGCGCAGTAAAATCAAAGACTCTAGAAAAAGATGGTGTGAATGCGGTATTTCAAAGTATTAAGGATCGCTACAATCAATTACCAAATACAGAAAACATTGTAATTAAAAACACACTCACAGGAATCAATCAAATTGAAAATGCAAATCCTAATGTGGATAAAATTTTGCAAGGGATTGTGGATACAAGTGGGGTTGCTAGCTCAACTATTCTCTTGAACTTACAAAAGTTCCAATATACTGGAGATTTAAGTCTTGCACAACAAATTATTGATGATATCAACACGATTGATAACTCTTTTGATGCACTGAGTAATATCACCCAAGATAATTTAGAGTTAATTAGTCGTGTGAATTTTACTTCTACACTAAATACTGCTGCAAGATTGGCGCAAAACTCAAATCCTTATAGAGAAAGTGTAGAGTTTGCAAAGGCAATTAGAAGTTTAGAAAATAAAAAGTTTGCAGATATTAGCTCAAGTCTTTATAGTTATACAGATCGTTTTGATTATGATCACAATGCTTGGGCTATGGCAATAGGTGGATTTGGTGGTAAGTATAGTGGAGGCTATAATGCACTTGGAGGACTTTCTGCAGGCTATGATAGAATGTTTGGTCGTGTCCTTGTGGGTGGTTATGCAACTTATGCTTATGCACTTTCAAGTCTTAATAGCTTTAATAAGGATACAAGAGTAAAAACAGATAATAGCTCAAATAATCTTGAAATTGGTGCTTACATAAGAGCTTATGTAGATGCACACGAAATTGATGCAATTGTGAGTGAAACTTTTGGATTTAATAGCTTGGATCTTAAAAATACCCTTACTTCACAGACTATAAAATCAAGTAATTTCACTACAAATATTACTGCGCGCTATGGTTATGTCTTCCCTATTAATATCAATGAAGGTTTATATGTCAAACCTCTTGCAGGACTTACTTATATGTATCAATATAATTCAGAGGCTAATGGAAACACGGATGCAAGAATCAATATAAATTCTAGACATTCTAATATGATGACACTTTCTGCCTTTGTTGAAGTAAGAAAATATGTCGATGATAAAAAATATCTTTATATAATGCCAGGATTAGAGCAAGATCTTTTTGCAATTACAGGAAATTCTCAAGTCTATTTTGCAAGTAGTGCAAATAATGCCATAAGTTATAAGGTAGATAATATAGTGCGAACCTATCTTACTGTGATTGGTGGGGGAGAAATAGGAATCAGGGATAATATGGCAATTACCTTTGGTGTGGGTGCAAAAATATCTTGGGATAGGTATTTTATTAATGGAAATGTTGGATTTAAGTATAAATTTAATTCCAACTAA
- the obgE gene encoding GTPase ObgE, protein MFVDCVDIFIFSGKGGAGAVSFRREKFVLNGGPDGGDGGDGGDVYFVIDNNADTLSNFRGKKHYRAQNGQPGMPKNCSGKRGEDLIIKVPAGTVLYDVDTNEVIYDFTNQTQKVKILSGGKGGFGNARFKNSINQRPTYAQSGLAGEQRHIRLELKLIADVGLVGYPNVGKSTLIATLSNAKPEIANYEFTTLIPNLGVVDADGYQSFVIADIPGIIDGASEGRGLGIEFLRHIERTKFLLFVIDVTNYRNPFMQYQNLKKELQNFSSSLYERNFGIVLSKVDSLENEEILKEFFQEVGCEYTKKRLFDCSSDYGIFIQKEDSNKPCFILPIASVTHLNLKTLKHLIFGALKG, encoded by the coding sequence GTGTTTGTAGATTGTGTGGATATTTTTATTTTTAGTGGTAAGGGCGGTGCTGGTGCAGTGTCCTTTAGGCGTGAGAAATTTGTCTTAAATGGTGGCCCTGATGGCGGAGATGGCGGAGATGGCGGAGATGTATATTTTGTCATTGATAATAATGCAGATACGCTTTCAAATTTTAGGGGGAAGAAGCACTATAGGGCACAGAATGGACAACCAGGGATGCCAAAAAATTGTTCAGGAAAAAGGGGTGAAGATTTAATCATCAAGGTTCCTGCAGGAACAGTTCTTTATGATGTCGATACAAATGAAGTAATTTATGATTTTACAAATCAAACCCAAAAGGTAAAAATTTTAAGTGGAGGTAAGGGAGGATTTGGTAATGCAAGATTTAAAAATTCAATCAACCAGCGCCCAACCTATGCGCAAAGTGGTCTAGCAGGAGAGCAAAGGCATATTAGATTAGAGCTTAAATTAATTGCTGATGTGGGGTTAGTTGGATATCCAAATGTTGGAAAATCTACACTCATTGCAACACTATCAAATGCAAAACCAGAGATTGCAAACTATGAATTTACTACTCTAATTCCAAATCTTGGAGTTGTGGATGCGGATGGTTATCAGTCTTTTGTGATAGCAGATATCCCAGGCATTATTGATGGAGCAAGTGAGGGAAGGGGTCTTGGAATAGAATTTTTAAGACATATCGAAAGAACTAAATTTTTACTTTTTGTAATTGATGTAACAAATTATCGCAACCCTTTTATGCAATATCAAAATCTCAAAAAAGAACTACAAAATTTTTCAAGCAGTCTCTATGAAAGAAATTTTGGAATTGTTTTAAGTAAGGTGGATAGCTTGGAAAATGAAGAAATATTAAAAGAATTTTTCCAAGAAGTAGGTTGTGAATATACAAAAAAAAGACTTTTTGATTGCTCTAGTGATTATGGTATTTTTATTCAAAAAGAAGATTCAAATAAACCCTGTTTTATTTTACCTATTGCATCAGTTACACATCTAAATCTTAAGACATTAAAACATCTTATTTTTGGGGCATTAAAAGGCTAA
- a CDS encoding biotin--[acetyl-CoA-carboxylase] ligase, producing the protein MEIVFFDTLESTQTFLLQKLQENICVVALKQTNGIGSRGNTWEGVESGLYFSFCLSCASLPKDLKIQSASIFFGYLFKEILCEEGFDIWLKWPNDLYFGESKIGGVIVNYKQDKVVCGIGLNFRSKKFANLGIELDKKKLLNKFFEKLKNTLEWKQVFRKYKLEFYRSSKFSFHQQQNQLSLSNAQLLEDGSICVDEKIFYSLR; encoded by the coding sequence ATGGAAATAGTTTTTTTTGATACCTTAGAATCCACACAGACTTTTTTATTACAAAAGCTTCAAGAAAATATTTGTGTTGTTGCTTTGAAACAGACAAATGGTATTGGAAGTCGTGGAAATACTTGGGAGGGTGTAGAAAGTGGGCTTTACTTTTCATTTTGCCTTTCTTGTGCTTCCTTGCCTAAAGACTTAAAAATACAAAGTGCCTCAATATTTTTTGGTTATCTATTTAAAGAGATTTTATGCGAAGAAGGTTTTGATATATGGCTTAAATGGCCTAATGATCTTTATTTTGGAGAATCTAAGATAGGTGGAGTTATTGTCAATTATAAACAAGATAAAGTTGTATGTGGGATAGGTTTAAATTTTAGAAGTAAAAAATTTGCAAATTTAGGCATAGAACTTGATAAAAAAAAACTTTTGAATAAATTTTTTGAAAAATTGAAAAATACTTTGGAATGGAAGCAAGTTTTTAGAAAATATAAGTTAGAATTTTATAGAAGTTCAAAGTTTAGTTTTCATCAGCAACAAAATCAATTGTCTTTGAGTAACGCGCAATTGCTAGAAGATGGTTCTATTTGTGTTGATGAAAAAATTTTTTATAGTTTAAGATGA
- a CDS encoding ParA family protein, with the protein MGEIIAVANQKGGVGKTTTAVNLAASLALAEKNVLLIDFDPQSNATTSLGFRRSDIEFDIYHVLMGSKKLSQIIRETEMPHMHLAPSNIGLVGLEKEYYDKKTSGRELLLKKGIQEIQELYDFIIIDSPPALGPLTINALSAADSVIIPIQCEFFALEGLAQLLSTVKLLQECINPKLKIKGFLPTMYSTQNNLSKQVFADLSQHFNTKLFKNINNGESSYVIIPRSVKLAESPSFGKPILLYDVKSNGSIAYQNLAQSILCGA; encoded by the coding sequence ATGGGTGAGATTATTGCTGTAGCCAATCAAAAGGGAGGCGTTGGTAAAACAACAACCGCTGTAAATTTAGCCGCATCTCTAGCTTTAGCAGAGAAGAATGTTTTATTGATTGATTTTGATCCGCAGTCTAATGCTACTACCAGTCTTGGTTTTCGTCGTAGTGATATAGAGTTTGATATTTATCATGTTTTAATGGGAAGTAAAAAGCTATCTCAGATCATCCGAGAGACTGAAATGCCTCATATGCATCTAGCTCCTTCTAATATTGGTTTAGTGGGACTTGAAAAAGAATATTATGATAAAAAGACAAGTGGTAGAGAACTCTTACTTAAAAAGGGTATTCAGGAAATACAAGAACTTTATGATTTTATTATTATTGATTCTCCTCCTGCACTAGGGCCCCTAACAATCAATGCTTTAAGTGCAGCAGATTCTGTGATTATTCCAATACAATGTGAGTTTTTTGCACTTGAGGGCTTAGCACAACTTTTAAGCACAGTAAAGCTTTTACAAGAATGTATCAACCCAAAATTAAAAATAAAAGGATTTTTACCAACCATGTATTCCACCCAAAATAACCTTTCAAAACAAGTTTTTGCAGACTTGTCTCAGCATTTCAATACAAAGCTTTTTAAAAATATTAACAATGGTGAGAGCAGTTATGTAATCATTCCAAGAAGTGTTAAACTTGCAGAATCACCAAGCTTTGGAAAGCCTATCTTACTTTATGATGTAAAATCAAATGGTAGCATTGCTTATCAAAATTTAGCCCAATCTATTTTGTGTGGTGCATAA
- a CDS encoding ParB/RepB/Spo0J family partition protein, producing the protein MAKKSLGRGLDAILGDVEQAYKNNMSDHKDLIVELDINLIKTNPYQPRKTFQEDGIRELSQSILEHGLLQPIIVYLDENKEYVLIAGERRLRASKMAQKKTIKAIIAEIDLAKLRELALIENIQREDLNPIDLAKSYQELLQDYGITHEELAQKIKKSRTQITNTLRLLALLPEIQKALVEEKISQGHAKVLVGLNAENQKLMLDSILGQKLSVRDTEKMSQNLKANIKNPTINKKEKSDLKLQKLQEILIDKNFNAKIQNNKILISFERQEEIESLLLFFQK; encoded by the coding sequence ATGGCAAAAAAATCTTTAGGTAGGGGGCTGGATGCAATTTTAGGTGATGTGGAACAGGCCTATAAAAATAATATGAGTGATCATAAGGACTTGATTGTTGAATTAGATATCAATCTTATTAAAACAAATCCTTATCAACCTAGAAAAACTTTTCAAGAAGATGGTATCAGAGAATTATCACAATCCATATTAGAACACGGGTTGTTGCAACCTATCATTGTGTATCTAGATGAGAATAAAGAATATGTTTTAATTGCTGGTGAGCGTAGATTGCGTGCAAGTAAAATGGCACAGAAAAAGACTATTAAGGCAATTATTGCAGAGATTGATCTAGCCAAACTTAGAGAGTTGGCACTGATTGAAAATATTCAACGAGAAGATTTAAATCCTATTGATTTAGCAAAATCTTATCAAGAGTTATTGCAGGACTATGGAATCACACACGAAGAGCTTGCACAAAAGATAAAAAAATCAAGAACACAAATTACAAATACTCTAAGATTATTAGCCCTTTTGCCAGAGATTCAAAAAGCTCTAGTAGAAGAAAAGATTTCTCAAGGCCATGCAAAAGTTCTTGTAGGACTTAATGCTGAGAATCAAAAATTGATGTTAGATTCTATTTTAGGGCAAAAGCTAAGTGTCAGAGATACAGAGAAAATGTCTCAGAATTTAAAAGCCAATATAAAAAATCCCACTATTAATAAAAAAGAAAAAAGTGATCTTAAACTTCAAAAATTGCAAGAAATTTTGATTGATAAAAATTTTAATGCAAAGATACAAAACAATAAAATTTTAATAAGTTTTGAAAGACAAGAGGAGATAGAATCTCTGCTTTTGTTTTTTCAAAAATAA
- a CDS encoding transaldolase, with protein sequence MNNGFSLWCDFIERGFLQKDFKDLLDKKFFYGATSNPAIFANALKNPIYQEAIEKQKGNNAKTIYENLAIEDIKKAGEIMLPLWEENKDNGYISLEIDPFLENKVSESIEEGKRLFKSINLPNVMIKVPATESGFEVMEALMRENIPVNATLIFSKKQARSCSEAFKSGRGSKDTRGVISVFVSRFDRAVDEKLDASLKGKLGILNAQDCYLDIESLGESYTRVLFASTGVKGDSLSKDYYINSLLHPHSINTAPLDTILSYYENPQRNIQTFIPSSDIYQELDKFKELGIDREVLGEKLLKEGLEAFKEAFEALLRSF encoded by the coding sequence ATGAACAATGGTTTTAGTTTATGGTGTGATTTTATTGAGAGAGGATTTTTACAAAAAGATTTTAAAGATTTGCTAGATAAAAAGTTTTTTTATGGTGCTACAAGTAATCCTGCGATATTTGCAAATGCATTAAAAAATCCAATTTATCAAGAAGCAATTGAGAAGCAAAAAGGAAATAATGCAAAAACAATCTATGAAAATCTTGCAATAGAGGATATTAAAAAAGCCGGGGAGATTATGCTTCCTTTATGGGAAGAAAATAAGGATAATGGATATATTAGTCTTGAAATTGATCCTTTTTTGGAGAACAAGGTAAGTGAGAGTATTGAGGAAGGAAAGAGGCTTTTTAAAAGTATCAATCTTCCTAATGTAATGATCAAGGTCCCTGCTACAGAATCTGGATTTGAAGTAATGGAAGCTTTGATGAGAGAAAATATTCCTGTAAATGCTACTTTGATCTTCTCAAAAAAGCAGGCTAGAAGTTGTAGTGAAGCTTTTAAAAGTGGTAGAGGAAGTAAAGATACAAGGGGTGTTATTAGTGTTTTTGTCTCTAGATTTGATAGAGCTGTAGATGAAAAGTTGGATGCTTCACTTAAGGGCAAACTAGGTATTTTAAACGCTCAAGATTGCTATCTTGATATAGAATCTCTGGGAGAAAGTTACACAAGGGTTCTTTTTGCCTCTACAGGGGTAAAGGGAGATAGTTTGAGTAAGGATTATTATATCAATTCGCTTTTGCATCCTCATAGCATCAATACAGCCCCTCTTGATACCATTCTCTCTTATTATGAGAATCCTCAAAGAAATATCCAAACCTTTATCCCTAGCTCTGATATCTATCAAGAATTAGATAAATTTAAAGAGTTAGGAATTGATAGAGAGGTTTTAGGGGAAAAATTACTTAAAGAGGGATTAGAGGCCTTCAAAGAGGCATTTGAAGCTTTACTAAGAAGTTTTTAA